One Algibacter sp. L3A6 genomic region harbors:
- a CDS encoding prolyl oligopeptidase family serine peptidase: MKKVGENRKTEISPCHHVKLGIPPTLIYHGTADKSVPFENVERFTNLTNEAGNICELIAFKDKEHGFFHGSFFRKTNAAVDFNMTMEKSMEFLVNINMITN, from the coding sequence ATTAAAAAAGTAGGCGAAAATAGAAAAACAGAAATATCTCCTTGTCATCATGTTAAACTAGGAATTCCACCAACATTAATATACCACGGTACAGCAGATAAAAGCGTTCCGTTTGAAAATGTAGAACGTTTTACCAACTTAACGAATGAAGCAGGGAATATTTGTGAATTAATAGCTTTTAAAGATAAGGAGCATGGGTTTTTTCATGGGTCGTTTTTTCGTAAAACTAATGCAGCCGTTGATTTTAATATGACTATGGAGAAATCAATGGAGTTTCTCGTTAATATTAATATGATTACAAATTAG